From the Natronococcus sp. AD-5 genome, one window contains:
- a CDS encoding multicopper oxidase domain-containing protein yields MDFAEFNPGKSGSIEFGVHVLERPLKVWLKGTDWDDLDPSFIEKTDATLRYLECPKDVDATITKGSLKEVLTAMKRGIPLDGNRSYGERGPFDEGTTHGFELEWEVPKSVKTDRGHFEFGFEAKAADKDKKDGQKRKFTVHAIDVEITYNNFGTNNPMGAMYVLEENLEAVREAEGVPPGAPGVDTSVIEPLVLRASEGDTVEIEFVNSLGQHPDRDDFEERPASIHPTGVAYEVDESDGMKVGFNDNTVVEPGGSITYTWHADQRGAYFFHDGAYQAWDSIPGDGNNEEINSMARGLFGAIVVEPPGSTWTDPCTGAPLRSGTRADIHHPEMPDHREFVPVYHDHARVRPELNIPGTDIEQTLHGINYRAERTAERVGQTDFGGESFYSSWVHGDPGGGDIVFEAYQGDPVKFVPVGANPEENHAHHLHEHRWPEIPFDEDSDTIDSQSLGMGTAFEQFLTVAAGGRSLRPNVTADEAFEVGAGGYHGAIGDLLFHCHMFPHYGEGMNGMMRVHNQEQLHLQPLPNNEPVLPLDSPIAGFPDFIPAEEGEMPPKPPLSQVENPRQPTPTEQESLPSLAPGAPYTDPCLEGDAEEVDPDPAEDDIEAMEPDLVYDIVALPTKLVYNDHGDYDPDGKVFVLEEDEEAIKNGEMMPEPLFIRANVGDCIELNVRNELPDGTSTHVHFVGFDQLASDSATVGYNYDQATDPGETMTYRWFADDEGTIFFHDHISGIGEVMHGTFGALIVEPEGSEWLDPHTGEPIQHGSQAIINPPDDEPFREFCLQYHDFAPLIDPNFDLDTQPDDPEDEAFVNPHLQHGVNAGVGAINYRNTPYYRRGPDPDPAYLHSSFVHGDPETPTLEAYPEDQVMIRLSHGPYEEQHNFALHGQILDDFGFDPQDNVSQVITPSEQFNFRVREADAHDYEQQANAADLPIRDYLYGSMISHDLWDGMWGIHRVFDAEVDHLHPLPGREPPEGKITQKQLKEMGHPAAFDRRHKLGHKAKLIFDEPTTDPTHPPDRNRRRNEFVEGNPPPQAPSPGDPCPDAARTLEYDVMAMQTRIDFNEYGDHDPHGIVFALDEHVDDIKKGDRHPDPLLLRANVNDCVEVTLTNALPEEPDNHDDHPQMRTPERDLPIQWERSNRISLHPNHLTYDVNGSGGATIGFNYDQTIGPGESITYRWFADETEPAALWDMADVRSTRHHGAFGQFIVEPEGSEWLDACTGEPTVTSREAIITGGDEEFREFALSMSDARYIVNEDGTCVVPINPDDDEQDPDDPCNQVGDPEDQGYMAFNNRSEPFRRRFEANNPRQEHVYDSEIHGDPATPVFSAYIDDPVKFRVTQTADASRGISYHLANHRWERFEGVEDSPMIATDARFSPGKSLTMDPEGGAGGTAGDTGDFIYKEMKERRRLESGAWGILRVDELPHKLDKKADKKKHTHECDCAQPLPSRAKKVPLEERPGWTVATGDFTGERHNDILIGVPDSDRAGTDAGAAYLFYGPVASEDVTSLANADAALLGEHKGDRAGTNISVQKGMITIDTTRDTRYALFSDDLPHGTMSLANAHQQINLGR; encoded by the coding sequence TTGGATTTCGCAGAATTCAATCCCGGGAAGAGCGGTTCGATCGAATTCGGTGTCCACGTCCTCGAACGTCCGCTGAAGGTTTGGCTGAAGGGCACCGATTGGGACGACCTCGATCCGAGCTTCATCGAAAAGACCGACGCCACGCTTCGCTATCTCGAGTGCCCGAAGGACGTAGACGCGACGATTACTAAAGGCTCGTTAAAGGAGGTGCTGACGGCGATGAAACGTGGGATTCCTCTCGACGGCAACCGCAGCTACGGCGAACGTGGTCCCTTCGATGAAGGAACGACTCATGGCTTCGAACTCGAGTGGGAGGTTCCGAAGAGCGTGAAGACGGATCGCGGCCACTTCGAATTTGGCTTCGAGGCCAAGGCTGCGGACAAAGACAAGAAAGACGGCCAGAAGCGCAAATTCACCGTTCACGCGATCGACGTCGAGATCACCTACAACAACTTCGGCACGAACAATCCCATGGGCGCGATGTACGTCCTCGAGGAGAACCTCGAGGCTGTCCGCGAGGCTGAAGGCGTACCGCCGGGAGCGCCGGGTGTCGACACCTCGGTGATCGAGCCGCTAGTGTTGCGAGCCAGCGAGGGTGATACGGTCGAAATCGAATTCGTCAACAGCCTCGGTCAACACCCCGATAGGGATGACTTCGAGGAACGCCCGGCGTCGATCCACCCGACGGGCGTCGCCTACGAGGTCGACGAGTCCGACGGCATGAAGGTCGGCTTCAACGACAACACGGTCGTCGAACCCGGCGGGTCGATCACGTACACCTGGCACGCCGACCAGCGGGGCGCGTACTTCTTCCACGACGGCGCCTACCAGGCTTGGGACAGCATTCCCGGCGACGGCAACAACGAGGAGATCAACTCGATGGCCCGCGGCCTCTTCGGCGCGATCGTGGTCGAGCCGCCGGGCTCGACGTGGACCGATCCCTGTACGGGCGCGCCGCTACGTAGCGGGACCAGAGCGGACATCCACCATCCCGAGATGCCGGATCACCGCGAGTTCGTTCCGGTCTACCACGACCACGCCCGGGTCAGACCGGAGTTGAACATTCCGGGGACGGATATCGAGCAGACGCTCCACGGGATCAACTATCGCGCCGAACGGACCGCCGAGCGCGTCGGTCAGACCGACTTCGGCGGCGAGTCCTTCTACAGTTCGTGGGTCCACGGCGACCCTGGCGGCGGCGACATCGTCTTCGAGGCCTATCAGGGCGACCCGGTCAAGTTCGTCCCCGTCGGCGCGAATCCCGAGGAGAACCACGCCCACCACCTCCACGAGCACCGCTGGCCCGAGATCCCCTTCGACGAGGACAGCGACACGATCGACTCTCAGAGCCTAGGGATGGGCACGGCCTTCGAACAGTTCCTCACCGTCGCCGCCGGGGGACGATCACTCCGCCCGAATGTGACCGCCGACGAGGCATTCGAAGTCGGTGCCGGCGGCTACCACGGCGCAATCGGCGACCTGCTGTTCCACTGCCACATGTTCCCACACTACGGCGAGGGAATGAACGGCATGATGCGGGTTCACAACCAGGAACAGCTGCACCTCCAGCCGCTGCCGAACAACGAACCGGTACTCCCGCTCGACTCGCCGATCGCCGGCTTCCCCGACTTCATCCCCGCCGAAGAGGGAGAGATGCCGCCGAAGCCGCCGCTCTCACAGGTCGAGAATCCACGGCAGCCGACGCCGACCGAACAGGAGTCGCTTCCCTCGCTCGCCCCCGGCGCGCCGTACACCGATCCGTGTCTCGAGGGAGACGCCGAAGAGGTGGATCCCGATCCGGCGGAGGACGATATCGAGGCGATGGAGCCCGACCTCGTCTACGACATCGTCGCCCTGCCGACCAAACTGGTCTACAACGACCACGGCGACTACGATCCAGACGGCAAGGTGTTCGTCTTAGAAGAGGACGAGGAGGCGATCAAGAACGGTGAGATGATGCCCGAACCGCTGTTCATCCGGGCTAACGTCGGCGACTGCATCGAGCTCAACGTCCGGAACGAACTCCCCGACGGCACGTCGACTCACGTCCACTTCGTCGGCTTCGACCAGCTCGCCTCGGACTCCGCGACGGTTGGCTACAATTACGACCAGGCGACGGATCCAGGAGAGACGATGACCTACCGGTGGTTCGCCGACGACGAGGGGACGATCTTCTTCCACGACCACATCAGCGGCATCGGCGAGGTGATGCACGGCACGTTCGGCGCGCTCATCGTCGAGCCCGAAGGCTCAGAGTGGCTCGATCCCCACACCGGCGAGCCGATACAACACGGCTCACAGGCGATCATCAACCCGCCGGACGACGAACCCTTCCGGGAGTTCTGTCTGCAGTACCACGACTTCGCGCCGCTGATCGATCCTAACTTCGACCTGGACACCCAGCCCGACGATCCCGAGGATGAGGCGTTCGTCAACCCCCACCTGCAACACGGCGTCAACGCGGGCGTCGGCGCGATCAACTATCGGAACACGCCGTACTACCGCCGCGGGCCCGACCCCGATCCGGCGTACCTCCATAGCTCGTTCGTCCACGGCGATCCCGAAACCCCGACGCTCGAGGCGTATCCGGAGGACCAGGTGATGATCCGGCTGAGCCACGGCCCCTACGAGGAACAGCACAACTTCGCCCTCCACGGCCAAATTCTCGACGACTTCGGGTTCGATCCGCAGGATAACGTCTCCCAGGTCATAACTCCCTCCGAGCAGTTCAACTTCCGGGTGCGCGAGGCCGATGCCCATGACTACGAGCAGCAGGCCAACGCCGCAGATCTCCCGATCAGGGACTACCTCTATGGCTCGATGATATCCCACGACCTCTGGGACGGCATGTGGGGCATCCACCGGGTGTTCGACGCTGAGGTCGACCACCTGCATCCGCTCCCCGGTCGGGAGCCGCCGGAGGGCAAGATCACGCAGAAGCAGCTGAAGGAAATGGGACACCCCGCTGCGTTCGACAGACGTCACAAGCTGGGTCACAAGGCCAAACTCATCTTCGACGAGCCGACGACCGATCCGACGCACCCGCCGGACCGGAACCGGCGGAGGAACGAGTTCGTCGAGGGGAACCCGCCACCGCAAGCGCCCAGTCCCGGTGATCCGTGTCCGGACGCGGCGCGAACCCTCGAGTACGACGTCATGGCGATGCAGACGCGGATCGACTTCAACGAGTACGGCGATCACGATCCCCACGGCATCGTCTTCGCGCTCGACGAGCACGTCGACGACATCAAGAAGGGCGACCGACACCCCGATCCATTGCTGTTGCGCGCGAACGTGAACGACTGCGTCGAGGTGACGCTCACGAACGCCCTGCCGGAAGAGCCGGACAATCACGACGACCACCCACAGATGCGGACGCCCGAGCGGGACCTGCCGATCCAGTGGGAGCGCTCGAACCGCATCTCGCTTCACCCCAACCACCTGACCTACGACGTCAACGGCTCCGGCGGCGCGACGATCGGCTTCAACTACGACCAGACGATCGGCCCCGGCGAGTCGATCACCTACCGCTGGTTCGCCGACGAAACCGAACCCGCCGCCCTGTGGGACATGGCCGACGTACGGAGCACCCGCCACCACGGCGCCTTCGGCCAGTTCATCGTCGAGCCGGAGGGATCGGAGTGGCTCGACGCCTGTACCGGCGAGCCGACGGTCACGAGCCGAGAGGCGATCATCACGGGCGGCGATGAGGAGTTCCGCGAGTTCGCCCTCTCGATGAGCGACGCGCGGTACATCGTCAATGAGGACGGCACCTGCGTTGTCCCGATCAATCCCGACGACGACGAACAGGATCCCGACGACCCCTGCAATCAGGTCGGCGATCCTGAGGATCAGGGATACATGGCGTTCAACAACCGATCTGAGCCGTTTCGTCGCCGCTTCGAGGCGAACAACCCCCGTCAAGAGCACGTCTACGACTCGGAGATCCACGGCGATCCCGCGACGCCGGTGTTCAGCGCCTATATCGACGATCCCGTGAAGTTTCGCGTCACCCAGACTGCCGACGCCTCCCGGGGCATCTCGTACCACCTCGCGAACCATCGTTGGGAGCGCTTCGAGGGTGTAGAGGACTCGCCGATGATCGCTACCGACGCTCGGTTCTCCCCCGGCAAGAGCCTCACCATGGATCCGGAGGGCGGCGCCGGCGGAACGGCCGGCGACACCGGCGACTTCATCTACAAGGAGATGAAGGAGCGCCGCCGCCTCGAGTCCGGCGCGTGGGGTATCTTACGCGTCGACGAACTGCCGCACAAACTCGACAAGAAAGCGGACAAGAAGAAGCACACCCACGAGTGTGACTGCGCCCAGCCGCTCCCAAGTCGTGCGAAGAAGGTGCCCCTCGAGGAACGTCCCGGCTGGACCGTCGCTACCGGCGACTTCACTGGAGAGAGACACAACGACATTCTGATCGGCGTGCCAGATAGTGATCGTGCTGGTACAGACGCTGGTGCGGCGTACCTGTTCTACGGTCCGGTGGCAAGCGAAGACGTCACCAGCCTTGCCAACGCCGATGCCGCACTCTTGGGCGAGCACAAAGGCGACAGGGCAGGCACCAATATATCGGTCCAGAAAGGAATGATCACGATTGACACGACCAGAGATACGCGGTACGCTCTGTTTAGTGATGACCTCCCACATGGGACGATGTCGCTTGCGAATGCCCATCAGCAGATTAACCTCGGCAGGTAA